The genomic window GATTCAGGTTGTGTAAACAGTTTTGCTGGATCGCCCTGCTCTTCGACTAGACCTTGATGTAAAAACATCACATGATTTGATACATCACGAGCGAATGCCATTTCATGCGTGACCACCAGCATGGTTCTTCCTTCTTCCGCTAAGTCACGCATAACGCCAAGTACTTCCCCGACTAACTCTGGATCGAGTGCCGATGTGGGTTCATCAAACAACATCACTTCCGGGTCGACAGCTAAAGCACGAGCGATAGCAGCACGTTGTTGTTGCCCACCAGACAGATGTCCTGGGTAGTAATCTTTACGCTCATACAGGCCGACTTTCTTCAGGAGTAATTCTGCATTTTCAATCGCCTGTGCTTTAGGTACACCCAAAACATGAACAGGTGCTTCAATAACATTTTCGAGAACGGTGAGGTGAGACCATAGATTGAAACCCTGAAAAACCATCGCTAGACGAGAACGGATACGCTGTACTTGTTTTTCATTGGCAGGAACAGAAACACCTTGGCGGTTATTTTTCATTTGAATCAATTCGCCATTCACCCAAATTTCGCCAGCAGTAGGAGTCTCTAAAAGGTTGATACATCTAAGGAAAGTGCTTTTACCTGACCCCGAGGATCCGATAATCGATACTACATCGCCTTTATGCGCAGAAAGTGAAATTCCCTTTAAAACTTCATTTTGACCAAACGTTTTGTGTAAGTCCTTTATGTCCAGCGCCGGTACATCTGTCATGCGCTTTCTCTCCCAAGTCTGTGAAAATGCAAGGTACTCCGACCTTTTTCATGCAATACAAACTAGCACCACACCAACCAACATGCAACAAATTATTAACCTACCCAAACAGGAATAAGTAACACTTATCTTCGGTTTATTATGCGAAATATAGTATTTAAACCTCAACTTCGTGCATAATTTTCATTCTCAGGTCATAATTTTGACCATTACATTGTTTAAATAAAGTTAATTAAAATGAAATATTGGTCACTTGACACCTGATTAACAACACAAATTTGCTGAACAAATAAAGGACACGATCAAAGAATATGGCGTTCAAAAAACCACCCATACACGCAATTATTTTCCGTTTTTATCATGTAAGTGTTGTCTAAATTAAGGACGCAAGCGAGCAATCATCAAATCGCTCACTAAGATTGAGAAATTCACGCATAAATGGACGGTCAAAACTTAAATAACGTCAATTTGTGAAAACAAATTACACCTTTCATCAATAATACGTTAATGAATCGCTGCGTTTTGTAGCTTTCTTTCACATAAACTCATAAAATGATCAAGATCAATCACCCTAAAGGGTAAGCTTGTTACACTCCTGAACACAAAATAAGGCATAAAAATGCCAAATATTTCTTGTAGCTTTCTCGCATAAAGCACGCCAAATACGTGTAACATAATGTGGGTAAGTTATAACGAAGAAATAACGCAATTACGCGAACTTATAGAATTCAATTTTAGAATTACTAACATAAAAATATGAGGAATCTATGTCAGACGTTGTCAATAATGCGAACTCTGAAGTAGAAGAGAAAAGCTATAAAGAGCTACACCGCCCTGCTTCCGAATTTGAGAGCCGCTCAGATTATCTAGATCATGAGCTTCAAATTATGAAGCCACGCCGGTTTGGCCTAAATCTTCCAGGTCGAGATTTCCGATTCGAACTTGAAGATCTCGTTCCTGCTCTTGCTGGTACCATTGGTATTATCGCGATGTACTCTGCGGTAATGATGTCTTGGGCTGAAGGTCTGACTGCGGCATGGGACCACGTGCACTTGGGCAAAGATTTTGCTATCGAAGTTGCGCGTGTAGAAATGCTTATCCCTGCACTGCTTTTCTGTGTACTTGCTTCTGGTTTTATTAACCCTAAAGCCAACCTGGCCGGTAACCACGGTCCAATGATCCCTCTTATTGGTACCATCGCTCTTGCTGGTGCTCACCCTCTTGCGTTGGCCATTCTAATCGGTGTATTCGGTCTTCTGCTGAGTTTCCTAAAAGGTGGTTCCAAATTGGTGAACCTCACCTCGGAAGGTACAGCCGGGGGCTTGCTTATCTTCTTGGGTTTGACTGGTACCATGAGTCAGATTACTTCTATTCAAGAATGGGCAGTGGGTCTGCAATCTTCTTCGGTTGAAGCGGGCAGCATGGGTTATGTTGGTCTGATCGTACTGGCAGTCACTATCGCACTATATGCATTCCTTGCAAAAGTGAACAAGCGTTGGCTTGCTATTCCAGTATGTGCATTCACAGGTCTTGTCATCGCATTAGTACTAGGTGCCGGTTTCGATATTAAATTCGTCACTGAACCCGGTCTTCCTAACCTAAACCCAGTTTACTGGTGGGGTTCGACTTCTGAAGGTTGGATGCTAGGTCTTCCTAACATGGAACACTTCATCGCATCTCTACCATTTGCAATCCTTGCAGTAGCAATGTGGTCTCCTGACTTCCTAGGTCACCGTATCTTCCAAGAATTGAACTATCCTAAAAAGACTGAAAAAGTACTGATGGATGTAGATGACACAATGACGATGTGTTCTATCCGTCAGATGGTAGGTACAGCCGTGGGTGGTGGTAACATCACTTCATCTTGGGGTACTTACATGATTCCAGCAGCGATCGCAAAACGCCCTATCCCTGGCGGTGCTATCCTTCTAGGCCTTCTAGTGATGATCATCGCAATCCTTGGTTTCCCAATGGACATCGCGGTATGGCCACCAGTAATGCGTGTTGCTCTTCTTGTTGGTGTATCTCTACCTCTACTTGAAGCGGGTATGCAGATGGTTAAAGATTCGAAAGATTCTCAAGCGGCTGGTATCTGTATCTTCGGTTCAGCGGTTGTTAACCCTGTACTCGCATGGGCGATAACTATGCTACTTGACAACAATGGTCTGATTGGTGATAAAGAGCGTGCTAAGCGTCTATCATTTGTAGACAAGATTGTTATCCCAGTGGGTGTTTTAATTATCTGTCTAGTCGCAATGCTTGCTGTTGGTATGTTAGAAAGCCAATATGGTCTGAAAGCTTGGCTATAAGTGTCCTCACTATACAAAAGTAGTGTTGAAACTAAAAAAAAGTTTGGGTGGCAACCTTTGTCACTCAAATTTTTTCAATTTTATTCAACTTTTTTTGTATTTATTGATTTAGTTTAAGGTTTGCAGAAATTTTTTAGCGTAGTCTTGAATTCATAGAGTAAAGACCACATATAAAAAGTAGTGACAATATATATAACCATATGATGCGATTATGCTCATATATATTGTTATTAATAAGAGTGTACTACCCTTACGAGGGGCGCTGGTACAACAGTGTTAATGTACGTGTTTTTTCTACTAAAAAGGTAGGTATGTCATGGCAGAGCAATTTGCTAAAGCTTGGGAAGATTTTGCTGCAGGTGAGTGGCAAAACGAAGTAAACGTTCGTGATTTCATTCAAAAGAACTACACGCCGTATGAAGGCGACGAGTCTTTCCTAGTTTCTGAAGGTACTGAGGCTACTAATAAGCTTTGGGCTTCGGTAATGGAAGGTATCAAACAGGAAAACGCAACTAAAGCACCTGTAGATTTCGATACTTCTGTTATCTCTACCATCACTTCTCATGATGCGGGTTACATCGAAAAAGATCTTGAGACTATCGTTGGTCTTCAAACAGAGAAACCACTTAAACGTGCGATCATCCCTAACGGTGGTATTCGTATGGTTGAGGGTTCTTGTAAAGCATACGGTGAAACTCTTGATCCAACCGTTTCTAAAATTTACTCTGAGTACCGCAAAACACACAATGCTGGTGTTTTCGATATCTACACTCCTGATATCCTAAAATGTCGTAAGTCTGGTGTTCTAACGGGTCTTCCTGATGCTTACGGCCGTGGTCGTATCATCGGTGACTACCGTCGTGTTGCACTTTACGGTATCGACTTCCTAATGAAAGACAAGTACGCTCAGTTTACTTCTCTTCAAGAAAAATTCGAAAACGGCGAAGATCTTACAGCTACAATGCAATTGCGTGAAGAGATCTCTGAGCAACATCGTGCTCTAGGTCAAATCAAGCAAATGGCTGCGACATACGGTTTCGATATCTCTGAGCCTGCTCAAACAGCTCAAGAAGCTATCCAGTGGACTTACTTCGGCTACCTAGCTGCTGTTAAATCTCAAAACGGTGCTGCAATGTCTCTAGGTCGTACTTCGACTTTCCTAGACATCTACATCGAACGTGATATCGCTGCTGGCAAGATCACTGAAGTTGAAGCGCAAGAAATGATCGACCACTTCGTAATGAAGCTGCGTATGGTTCGTTTCCTACGTACTCCTGAGTACGATGAGCTGTTCTCTGGCGACCCAATCTGGGCAACAGAGTCTATGGGTGGTATGGGTGTTGACGGTCGTACACTAGTAACGCGTTCGAACTTCCGTTTCCTAAACTCTCTATACACAATGGGGCCTTCTCCAGAGCCAAACATTACTGTTCTTTGGTCTGAGCAACTGCCTGACGGCTTCAAACGTTTCTGTGCGAAGGTATCTATCGATACTTCTTCTATCCAGTACGAAAATGATGACCTAATGCGTCCTGATCTTAATTCAGATGATTACGCTATCGCTTGTTGTGTATCTCCAATGGTTGTTGGTAAGCAAATGCAGTTCTTCGGTGCTCGTGCTAACCTTGCGAAAACAATGCTTTACGCAATCAACGGCGGTGTAGACGAAAAACTTAAGTTGCAAGTTGGCCCTGTTGGCGACAAGATCACTGACGAAGTTCTTAACTACGACGACGTAATGGCTCGCCTAGACTCATTCATGGACTGGTTAGCGAAACAATACGTGACAGCTCTAAACAGCATTCACTACATGCACGACAAGTACAGCTACGAAGCGTCTCTAATGGCTCTTCATGACCGTGACGTTCGTCGTACAATGGCTTGTGGTATTGCTGGTCTATCTGTTGCTGCTGACTCACTGTCTGCAATTAAGTTCGCGACTGTTAAACCAATCCGCGACGAAGATGGCATCGCAACTGACTTCGAAATCGAAGGCGATTACCCTAAATACGGTAACAACGACCCTCGTGTAGATGACATTGCTTGTGAACTAGTTTCTACGTTCATGAACAAGATCCGTAAGCTTAAGACTTACCGCGACTCTATCCCTACACAGTCAGTTCTTACTATCACGTCTAACGTGGTATACGGTAAGAAAACAGGTAACACTCCAGACGGTCGTCGTGCTGGTGCTCCTTTCGCTCCTGGTGCTAACCCAATGCACGGTCGTGATGAGAAAGGCGCTGTAGCTTCACTAACGTCTGTAGGTAAACTACCGTTTGCTGACGCACAAGATGGTATCTCTTACACGTTCTCTATCGTACCTAACGCTCTTGGTAAAGATGTTGAAGGTCAGAAAGCGAACCTTGCAGGCCTAATGGATGGTTACTTCCACCACGAAGCTGGCATTGAAGGTGGTCAACACCTTAACGTTAACGTTCTTAACCGTGAAACTCTTGAAGACGCAGTTAAGCACCCTGAGAAATACCCTCAGCTAACAATCCGTGTATCGGGTTACGCTGTACGCTTTAACTCTCTAACAGCAGAGCAACAAGCTGACGTAATCGCACGTACATTTACTGAATCTCTATAAGCCTAGACGCTTAAACTGACCATTCAGTAATAATGAGCCTCGCCAATGTGCGAGGCTTTTTTTATATTTAAAACAAATAACGTTGATTTGACTTCTCTTTCAAAGGGTCAACTAAGTAAACACGTCTTCTATTGACTTTTTTTCACATATTCGAGCAAACTACGGTACTATCTACGTTCACATTTTTAGAGTAATTGAACCATGAAATACCTTCGTTGTTTACCCCTCATTCTTCTCTCTTTTGCATCAATGGCGTCTGAGCGGTCTACGTTTACTTTTGCACTAGACAACGATGGCATCTTTGGTGTCGATCAAGACTATACCAACGGCATATTTCTAAGCTACACATCATCAAGCATCACACCCTATAATTGGGTCAAACCATTAAGTCTTTCCTATTGGGGCGCAAGCTCTTTAGATAAATGGGAAGTCACCATCGGCCACAAAATGTATACCCCTTCAGATATAAAACTGGAAACGCCTTCAGCCAATGATCGTCCATATGCCGGTTATCTGCATACTGAATTCAACTACATCAGCCTGCACCCACAGCTAGTGCAACGTTTCAATATCACCTTGGGCACAACAGGTGAACGTGCACTTTCTGAAGACGCTCAAAAATTGGTTCACTCAATCACTAAATCGGGTGAGCCTATGGGTTGGGAATATCAGATAGATGATGAGTACGCGGGTAGCATTGGTTACTTAAGTCATTTCAACCTAATGCGTAACCAAGCTTTAGCGAATACTCATGTCGAGATCTCTAACGTATCTGAAGTCAATATTGGTAACTTTAGAAGCGATATTTCAACAGGCTTCATGTTCCGTTGGGGCACAGACTTAGGTGGTAACTTTGGCGCGGCCAATATCACCACAGAAAACCCTTTTAGACCAGGTATGATTGGCGCGTCAAACACGGGATGGTTTACCTATGCCGGCCTTGAAGGTCGTTACCGATTTAATGACTTAACTGTCGAAGGTGATCGTTCTGGTATTGATGAATACGCGAATAAAGTCGGTGATGATCCTGCATCCTACGATGTCACCTTAGAGAACCTTCAAGCAACAGCTGTGCTCGGTGTCGCTTGGTATAACCAATACGTTGGTGCCTCTTTCGCACTGACCGCTAAAACGCCTGATTACGAAGAAGCGCAAAAGTCGGCCTACACCACTGGTGGTATTACCCTGTTCGCTTTCTTCTAGTTCCGAGCAAAAACGCGCCTTTATTCTTAAATTGATTAAAGGCGCGACACTCATAGACGATTGCCTAATATTAAAAGGCTTCATTAACATTTGACCCTATTTTATGTACCGTTTTTGTAATAAAATAAGCGGCATAAATCCCTCTACGAGAATAGCTCATGTCTACAACTGGTCGTATTCATTCCTTCGAATCTTGTGGTACTGTCGATGGCCCTGGTATCCGCTTTATTGTGTTTCTTCAAGGCTGCTTAATGCGTTGTATGTACTGTCATAACCGTGATACATGGGATCTTCATGACGGAAAGGAAGTAACGGTCGAAGAGATCATCAACGAAGCAAAATCATACCGTCATTTCATGAAAGCATCAGGCGGTGGAATCACCTGCTCTGGTGGTGAAGCGATGCTACAACCTGAGTTTGTTCGTGACTTTTTCCGCGCCGCTCAAGCTGAAGGCATTCATACGTGTCTAGATACGAATGGCTACATTCGTAAGCACACCGAAGTAGTCGATGAAGTTCTCGAAGTCTCTGATCTAGTGATGCTCGATCTTAAGCACATGCGAGATGAGATTCACCACGA from Vibrio artabrorum includes these protein-coding regions:
- a CDS encoding ABC transporter ATP-binding protein, encoding MTDVPALDIKDLHKTFGQNEVLKGISLSAHKGDVVSIIGSSGSGKSTFLRCINLLETPTAGEIWVNGELIQMKNNRQGVSVPANEKQVQRIRSRLAMVFQGFNLWSHLTVLENVIEAPVHVLGVPKAQAIENAELLLKKVGLYERKDYYPGHLSGGQQQRAAIARALAVDPEVMLFDEPTSALDPELVGEVLGVMRDLAEEGRTMLVVTHEMAFARDVSNHVMFLHQGLVEEQGDPAKLFTQPESERLQQFISSIY
- a CDS encoding DUF3360 domain-containing protein, which encodes MSDVVNNANSEVEEKSYKELHRPASEFESRSDYLDHELQIMKPRRFGLNLPGRDFRFELEDLVPALAGTIGIIAMYSAVMMSWAEGLTAAWDHVHLGKDFAIEVARVEMLIPALLFCVLASGFINPKANLAGNHGPMIPLIGTIALAGAHPLALAILIGVFGLLLSFLKGGSKLVNLTSEGTAGGLLIFLGLTGTMSQITSIQEWAVGLQSSSVEAGSMGYVGLIVLAVTIALYAFLAKVNKRWLAIPVCAFTGLVIALVLGAGFDIKFVTEPGLPNLNPVYWWGSTSEGWMLGLPNMEHFIASLPFAILAVAMWSPDFLGHRIFQELNYPKKTEKVLMDVDDTMTMCSIRQMVGTAVGGGNITSSWGTYMIPAAIAKRPIPGGAILLGLLVMIIAILGFPMDIAVWPPVMRVALLVGVSLPLLEAGMQMVKDSKDSQAAGICIFGSAVVNPVLAWAITMLLDNNGLIGDKERAKRLSFVDKIVIPVGVLIICLVAMLAVGMLESQYGLKAWL
- the pflB gene encoding formate C-acetyltransferase encodes the protein MAEQFAKAWEDFAAGEWQNEVNVRDFIQKNYTPYEGDESFLVSEGTEATNKLWASVMEGIKQENATKAPVDFDTSVISTITSHDAGYIEKDLETIVGLQTEKPLKRAIIPNGGIRMVEGSCKAYGETLDPTVSKIYSEYRKTHNAGVFDIYTPDILKCRKSGVLTGLPDAYGRGRIIGDYRRVALYGIDFLMKDKYAQFTSLQEKFENGEDLTATMQLREEISEQHRALGQIKQMAATYGFDISEPAQTAQEAIQWTYFGYLAAVKSQNGAAMSLGRTSTFLDIYIERDIAAGKITEVEAQEMIDHFVMKLRMVRFLRTPEYDELFSGDPIWATESMGGMGVDGRTLVTRSNFRFLNSLYTMGPSPEPNITVLWSEQLPDGFKRFCAKVSIDTSSIQYENDDLMRPDLNSDDYAIACCVSPMVVGKQMQFFGARANLAKTMLYAINGGVDEKLKLQVGPVGDKITDEVLNYDDVMARLDSFMDWLAKQYVTALNSIHYMHDKYSYEASLMALHDRDVRRTMACGIAGLSVAADSLSAIKFATVKPIRDEDGIATDFEIEGDYPKYGNNDPRVDDIACELVSTFMNKIRKLKTYRDSIPTQSVLTITSNVVYGKKTGNTPDGRRAGAPFAPGANPMHGRDEKGAVASLTSVGKLPFADAQDGISYTFSIVPNALGKDVEGQKANLAGLMDGYFHHEAGIEGGQHLNVNVLNRETLEDAVKHPEKYPQLTIRVSGYAVRFNSLTAEQQADVIARTFTESL
- a CDS encoding lipid A deacylase LpxR family protein; the protein is MKYLRCLPLILLSFASMASERSTFTFALDNDGIFGVDQDYTNGIFLSYTSSSITPYNWVKPLSLSYWGASSLDKWEVTIGHKMYTPSDIKLETPSANDRPYAGYLHTEFNYISLHPQLVQRFNITLGTTGERALSEDAQKLVHSITKSGEPMGWEYQIDDEYAGSIGYLSHFNLMRNQALANTHVEISNVSEVNIGNFRSDISTGFMFRWGTDLGGNFGAANITTENPFRPGMIGASNTGWFTYAGLEGRYRFNDLTVEGDRSGIDEYANKVGDDPASYDVTLENLQATAVLGVAWYNQYVGASFALTAKTPDYEEAQKSAYTTGGITLFAFF
- the pflA gene encoding pyruvate formate lyase 1-activating protein; the encoded protein is MSTTGRIHSFESCGTVDGPGIRFIVFLQGCLMRCMYCHNRDTWDLHDGKEVTVEEIINEAKSYRHFMKASGGGITCSGGEAMLQPEFVRDFFRAAQAEGIHTCLDTNGYIRKHTEVVDEVLEVSDLVMLDLKHMRDEIHHDFIGVSNRRTLDFARYLHKIGKTTWIRYVIVPGYTDTPEDAHLLGEFIKDMDNIEKVELLPYHKLGAHKWEALGFDYPLEGTNPPSKEKMDEIVAVLSQYHSNVKY